The following proteins are co-located in the Macadamia integrifolia cultivar HAES 741 chromosome 3, SCU_Mint_v3, whole genome shotgun sequence genome:
- the LOC122074034 gene encoding two-pore potassium channel 3-like gives MDELLLRKGARDDSGKPTLKRPKSFNFPDLTVPSWCRSTAHRTNSDGAIPIVSPSFTSNTTKSSFFNLIANLSKDRQLAHRSHSAPCLFTDLRENSTDSKPTLRSTPWVVQQAFIGVILYIVVGVAIYVLRSDGFNGHKTYIPLDALYFSVVTLCTIGYGDILPDTTFTKYFTCFFILVGFGFVGILLNGLVTYVLDRQEAVILSAVDENKFNSMFRVYMIDETKGRMRIRMKVFLALLVVIACIAVGMIMVHILEGLNWADSFYLSVTSVTTVGYGDYAFMTVKGRCFAIIWLLVSTLAVARAFLYLTELRIDKRNRKIAKWVLQKKITLGDLVAADLDNDGSIRYVY, from the exons ATGGATGAGCTCCTGCTCCGCAAAGGAGCAAGAGATGATTCTGGCAAACCTACCCTGAAAAGACCTAAATCTTTTAATTTCCCTGACCTTACTGTTCCATCTTGGTGCCGATCAACTGCCCATCGTACTAATTCAGATGGTGCCATTCCGATCGTCTCTCCATCGTTCACTTCCAACACTACTAAATCATCTTTCTTCAACCTCATAGCTAACTTGAGCAAAGATAGACAACTAGCTCATCGTTCACACAGTGCTCCATGCTTATTCACAGACTTAAGGGAGAATTCTACAGATTCCAAACCCACCTTGAGATCAACCCCTTGGGTAGTTCAACAAGCCTTCATTGGTGTCATCTTGTATATAGTAGTTGGTGTTGCCATCTATGTATTGAGAAGTGATGGTTTCAATGGTCATAAGACATACATACCATTAGATGCATTATATTTTTCTGTGGTGACTCTTTGCACTATTGGGTATGGTGATATATTGCCTGACACTACATTTACCAAGTATTTTACATGTTTTTTCATCCTAGTCGGTTTCGGTTTCGTCGGTATATTATTAAATGGATTAGTAACATATGTGTTGGATAGGCAAGAGGCAGTAATATTGAGTGCAGTAGATGAGAATAAGTTTAATTCAATGTTTCGAGTTTATATGATCGATGAAACTAAAGGAAGAATGAGGATAAGGATGAAGGTGTTCTTGGCTTTGTTAGTTGTTATTGCTTGTATTGCTGTGGGAATGATCATGGTTCATATACTTGAGGGATTGAACTGGGCTGATAGTTTCTATTTATCAGTTACTTCAGTGACAACGGTGGGCTATGGAGACTATGCTTTCATGACAGTAAAGGGTAGGTGCTTTGCTATAATTTGGTTGTTAGTAAGCACACTGGCTGTTGCAAGGGCTTTTCTGTACCTGACTGAGCTAAGGATTGACAAGAGAAATCGAAAGATTGCGAAATGGGTACTTCAGAAAAAGATTACTCTAGGCGATCTAGTGGCTGCTGACCTCGACAATGATGGATCCATAAG GTATGTATACTGA
- the LOC122074035 gene encoding DNA-binding protein DDB_G0278111-like: MADPELEAIRQRRMQELMGQRDLGNEQNSEQQKAQEEAKREAEEQRQMMLSQILSADARERLARIALVKPEKARGVEDVILRSAQMGQIVEKVSEEKLISLLEQINSQTSKQTKVTIQRRRSVLEDDD, from the exons atg GCTGATCCTGAGTTGGAAGCTATCCGGCAACGTAGAATGCAAGAGCTAATGGGGCAACGTGACCTT GGAAATGAACAGAACTCAGAGCAGCAGAAAGCACAGGAAGAGGCCAAAAG GGAAGCGGAAGAACAGAGGCAAATGATGCTTAGTCAGATTTTATCCGCTGATGCACGAGAGAGGC TTGCTCGGATTGCTTTGGTGAAACCCGAGAAGGCACGTGGGGTCGAGGATGTTATTTTGAGATCTGCTCAAATGGGTCAGATAGTTGAGAAG GTGTCTGAAGAGAAGCTTATATCATTGCTGGAGCAGATTAACAGCCAGACGTCTAAACAAACCAAAGTAACG ATCCAGAGGCGTCGAAGTGTTCTTGAGGATGATGATTAG
- the LOC122072644 gene encoding disease resistance protein RUN1-like, which yields MLSYSCCTLTLVTKVLLCLFIFVCIKIIRHEAEVIIRKIVEEVLTIVNKTRFQVAAHPIGLDSHIEHLRCLLNDEMNAVRIIGIYGSGGIGKSTIAKAAFNDMFRNFEGSSFLANVRELSRPPKGLALLQRKLLSDILKRKDKDIDIDNEDEGINIIEKRLCCKRVLIVLDDVADMEQFDKLFRGHDCFGPGSRIILTTRDEHLLNRPEVDEKYAVKTMNQDESLELFSFHAFRRNHPFEDFVNLSNDVIQYAGGLPLALVILGSHLYQRNQDEWESELKKISKIPNRQILEKLKISYEALDDINQTIFLDISCFFIGKDKNFVITILDACGLEGKAGIILLRERSLITIDEDNRLRMHDMIRDMGREIVREQFPRKPGGRSRLWDNDDAIDVLVNLTGTDAVEGLQLDLYRYNVEEFGLLTIEGFSKMPNLRLLKIDIPESSINIDEEHSLQEGASCFRNLVWISWERFPFKCIPKNFHLRKLAVLDMQLSNLTEVWKETKNLTKLKDLNLSSSHYLTCTPDFSGLPNLEKLILSGCKSLVEVHESIGHLKKLINLDLGHCNNLNDIPSGISKLTSLETLDISYCPKLRELPEGIGNLKRLTMLDVRETAIRELPSSFGLLKNLTVFSHALRYGIRNSAVLVSVSFDGFCSLKQLTLENCNLTDDDIPDDFWMLYSLESLNLSGNYFESLPFGIGQLSALQTLNVGFCKRLQSLPMLPSSLRSLDASFCVKLKSLPNLSNLKHLLMLDLSRCKKLTEIEGLEGLKSAANIKLHMGVNLKSFAKEKIFQGTSINNVCDIFLAGDEVPKWFDFQSESFPLYCQAVNLITMR from the exons ATGCTTTCTTATAGTTGCTGCACTCTTACTTTGGTAACTAAAGTTTTATTgtgcctttttatttttgtttgcaTAAAAATCATCAGACATGAAGCAGAGGTTATTATAAGGAAAATTGTTGAAGAAGTGTTGACAATAGTAAACAAGACACGCTTTCAAGTTGCAGCACACCCAATTGGGTTAGATTCTCACATTGAGCACTTAAGATGTCTGTTAAATGATGAAATGAATGCCGTTCGCATCATAGGGATATATGGCTCTGGTGGAATAGGTAAATCAACTATAGCGAAGGCCGCTTTTAATGATATGTTTAGAAATTTTGAAGGTAGCAGCTTTCTTGCTAATGTTAGAGAGCTTTCGAGACCACCAAAGGGTTTAGCTCTCTTACAAAGAAAACTTCTCTCTGATATATTGAAGAGAAAAGACAAAGACATAGACATAGACAATGAGGACGAAGGAATCAATATTATTGAAAAACGTCTATGCTGTAAAAGAGTTCTTattgttcttgatgatgtggcTGATATGGAACAATTTGATAAATTGTTTAGAGGGCATGACTGTTTTGGTCCAGGAAGTCGGATAATTCTAACAACTAGAGATGAACACTTGCTAAATAGGCCAGAGGTGGATGAAAAATATGCAGTCAAGACAATGAATCAAGATGAATCCCTTGAACTTTTTAGCTTCCATGCCTTTAGACGAAATCATCCATTTGAAGACTTTGTGAATCTCTCAAATGATGTAATACAATATGCAGGGGGCCTTCCGTTAGCTCTTGTCATTTTGGGTTCTCATCTTTACCAAAGGAATCAAGATGAGTGGGAAAGTGAATTGAAGAAAATAAGCAAGATACCCAATCGTCAGATTTTAGAAAAACTTAAAATAAGTTATGAGGCATTAGATGATATCAACCAGACCATATTCCTTGATATATCATGCTTTTTCATTGGAAAAGAcaaaaattttgtaattacAATTCTAGATGCTTGTGGTTTGGAGGGAAAAGCTGGAATTATACTTCTCAGAGAGAGGTCTCTGATAACAATTGATGAAGATAACAGGCTACGAATGCATGATATGATTCGAGATATGGGAAGGGAAATTGTCCGAGAACAGTTTCCTCGGAAGCCTGGAGGACGTAGTAGATTGTGGGACAATGACGATGCCATTGATGTATTGGTAAACCTCACT GGAACTGATGCAGTTGAAGGCCTCCAATTAGACTTGTATCGATATAATGTGGAAGAGTTTGGCCTATTGACCATTGAAGGATTTTCTAAAATGCCTAATCTGAGATTACTCAAAATTGATATTCCAGAATCCAGCATCAATATAGATGAGGAACATTCTCTTCAAGAGGGGGCTTCTTGTTTCAGAAACTTAGTTTGGATTAGTTGGGAAAGATTCCCCTTCAAATGTATACCAAAAAATTTTCATCTAAGGAAGCTTGCTGTTCTTGACATGCAACTGAGCAATCTCACAGAAGTTTGGAAGGAAACCAAG AATCTCACGAAGTTGAAAGACCTCAATCTTAGTTCTTCTCACTACCTAACTTGTACGCCGGACTTCTCAGGGTTGCCGAATCTTGAGAAACTTATTCTCAGTGGTTGTAAAAGTTTGGTTGAAGTCCATGAAAGTATTGGTCATCTTAAAAAACTTATAAACTTGGATCTAGGGCATTGCAACAATCTCAATGATATTCCAAGCGGTATTAGTAAATTGACATCGCTTGAAACACTTGATATTTCTTATTGCCCAAAACTCAGGGAATTGCCAGAGGGAATCGGGAACTTGAAACGTTTAACAATGCTTGATGTGAGAGAAACAGCCATACGAGAACTACCTTCTTCCTTTGGACTTTTAAAGAACCTTACAGTTTTCAGTCATGCTTTGCGATATGGAATAAGAAATTCAGCAGTCCTAGTTTCAGTTTCTTTTGATGGTTTTTGCTCCTTAAAGCAGTTAACTTTGGAAAATTGCAATCTTACAGATGATGATATACCTGATGATTTTTGGATGTTATACTCTTTGGAGTCATTGAATCTATCTGGAAACTATTTTGAGAGCCTCCCATTTGGCATTGGCCAACTTTCAGCACTTCAAACTTTGAATGTAGGGTTTTGCAAGAGACTTCAATCATTGCCAATGCTTCCATCAAGTTTGAGGTCTCTTGATGCATCATTTTGTGTGAAGTTGAAAAGCTTACCAAATCTATCAAACTTGAAGCATCTGCTGATGCTAGATCTTTCAAGGTGTAAAAAGCTGACTGAAATTGAGGGCTTAGAAGGTTTGAAGTCTGCAGCAAATATAAAATTACATATGGGTGTCAATTTGAAAAGTTTTGccaaagagaaaatcttccag GGCACATCTATAAACAATGTCTGTGACATCTTTCTGGCTGGAGATGAAGTTCCAAAGTGGTTTGACTTTCAAAGTGAGTCATTTCCATTATATTGTCAAGCAGTCAACCTCATAACAATGAGATAA
- the LOC122072645 gene encoding TMV resistance protein N-like, with protein sequence MAAKKTSEASSSTSRWKYDVFLSFRGQDTRTNFTDVLFNWLDRDRILTFKDDVELNKGENISSELMAAINGSRIAIIIFSENYASSSWCLDELVKIFDCKKDGQLQKVLPVFYKVDPSDVRHQRNSYGKPFEGHEVRFKNEMERVEKWRAALTNAANLSGWHHAKDGNGYVLIKSYFSFLFC encoded by the coding sequence ATGGCTGCCAAGAAGACCTCTGAAGCCTCTTCTTCCACCAGTCGATGGAAGTATGATGTTTTCTTAAGTTTTCGCGGTCAGGATACTCGCACAAACTTCACTGATGTCCTTTTCAATTGGTTAGACAGGGATAGGATTCTCACCTTTAAAGATGATGTAGAGCTAAACAAAGGAGAGAATATCTCTTCTGAACTAATGGCAGCCATTAATGGTTCTAGGATTGCCATTATCATCTTCTCTGAGAATTATGCTTCTTCATCTTGGTGCCTTGATGAACTGGTGAAGATCTTTGATTGCAAAAAAGATGGCCAACTACAAAAAGTTCTACCTGTTTTCTACAAGGTGGATCCATCTGATGTTAGGCATCAACGTAACAGTTATGGGAAGCCATTTGAGGGACATGAAGTGCGTTTCAAGAATGAAATGGAGAGGGTGGAGAAGTGGAGGGCTGCTCTCACTAACGCTGCAAATTTGTCAGGGTGGCACCATGCGAAGGATGGTAATGGGTATGTCTTAATCAAatcctatttttcatttttgttttgctaa